A window of Ptychodera flava strain L36383 chromosome 1, AS_Pfla_20210202, whole genome shotgun sequence contains these coding sequences:
- the LOC139133347 gene encoding mediator of RNA polymerase II transcription subunit 15-like isoform X1, translating to MSLDEVKQQCKTLAVLWKQFSEEVQNKIVEIKGYHDDRVEMINKGSSLSSLPTVELPTMPEPPAALFHNPMLKNLRGMSGNPGPGAIFGRSTPTSVSTPPATPSPTPQQSGASNGVDRAAAVQPVPKVPQNIPAGAKVAAAVAGAASEPAAVGGSRVAPQLQQQKPTAAATGQQQQPQPVPPQQQQEQLNSQQQQQQPFLHPQQLHQLQQTQQQLQQRHMQQKQQHFQQMQQQQQQQQQQQQQRQHMPQAQQQPQPQQQPQTHPPPKNSFEKIMLKLLTMYPLYNKFQLTNFIKDVRSSNKNTLSGLSLDEIIHRTSELIKKDQLANQMAIAPRLTMQKPAHPAPNQVPPPMQGPVQSVPAQRVVKPVPVLAPPQIDQLAFHRVLWSIQPWVCHPTRCLATVYHNPVQCQRLQRSSSLHSRRACHLKLCALTHPTCQSPV from the exons ATGAGTTTGGATGAAGTCAAACAACAGTGTAAAACACTGGCTGTTTTGTGGAAACAATTCTCAGAAGAAGTCCAAAACAAGATAGTTGAAATTAAA GGTTATCATGACGATAGGGTTGAAATGATCAACAAGGGCAGTTCCCTGTCATCGTTACCGACGGTTGAATTGCCAACGATGCCGGAACCACCAGCAGCTCTATTCCACAACCCAATG tTGAAGAATCTCCGTGGAATGTCTGGGAATCCAGGGCCAGGCGCTATTTTTGGACGGTCGACACCAACATCTGTATCAACCCCTCCTGCCACACCTTCCCCAACACCGCAGCAGTCTGGAGCCTCCAACGGTGTTGACAGGGCAGCTGCAGTCCAACCAGTGCCAAAAGTGCCACAGAATATTCCTGCAGGAGCAAAAGTCGCAGCAGCAGTGGCAGGTGCTGCGTCAGAGCCAGCCGCGGTCGGTGGCTCCAGAGTTGCACCTCAGCTACAGCAGCAAAAGCCAACAGCAGCAGCAACTGGACAGCAGCAACAACCGCAGCCAGTGCCACCACAACAGCAACAGGAACAGCTCAACTCCCAGCAGCAACAGCAACAGCCGTTTCTCCACCCCCAGCAGCTACATCAACTTCAGCAAACTCAACAACAACTGCAGCAACGACACATGCAGCAAAAGCAGCAACATTTCCAGCAAatgcagcagcaacaacaacaacaacaacagcagcagcagcagcgaCAGCACATGCCGCAGGCACAGCAACAACCACAGCCGCAGCAACAGCCACAGACTCATCCACCGCCTAaaaacagttttgaaaaaatcatgctgAAATTATTGACAATGTACCCGCTGTATAACAA GTTCCAGCTTACAAACTTCATCAAAGATGTGAGAAGCTCAAACAAGAACACACTCTCCGGTCTCTCATTGGACGAAATCATCCACAGGACGTCGGAACTGATCAAGAAAGATCAGCTTGCAAATCAAATGGCAATCGCACCAAGACTAACCATGCAGAAGCCAGCACACCCAGCTCCAAaccaagtgcct CCTCCAATGCAAGGACCTGTTCAATCAGTGCCCGCCCAAAGGGTGGTCAAGCCAGTTCCTGTGCTTGCTCCACCACAAATAGACCAGCTAGCGTTCCACCGGGTATTGTGGTCAATACAGCCATGGGTGTGCCATCCAACGCGGTGCCTGGCAACGGTGTACCACAACCCAGTACAGTGCCAACGTCTGCAGCGGTCATCCAGCCTCCATTCAAGAAGGGCTTGCCACCTCAAGTTGTGCGCCCTCACTCACCCTACTTGCCAGAGCCCAGTTTGA
- the LOC139133347 gene encoding bromodomain-containing protein DDB_G0280777-like isoform X2 — MINKGSSLSSLPTVELPTMPEPPAALFHNPMLKNLRGMSGNPGPGAIFGRSTPTSVSTPPATPSPTPQQSGASNGVDRAAAVQPVPKVPQNIPAGAKVAAAVAGAASEPAAVGGSRVAPQLQQQKPTAAATGQQQQPQPVPPQQQQEQLNSQQQQQQPFLHPQQLHQLQQTQQQLQQRHMQQKQQHFQQMQQQQQQQQQQQQQRQHMPQAQQQPQPQQQPQTHPPPKNSFEKIMLKLLTMYPLYNKFQLTNFIKDVRSSNKNTLSGLSLDEIIHRTSELIKKDQLANQMAIAPRLTMQKPAHPAPNQVPPPMQGPVQSVPAQRVVKPVPVLAPPQIDQLAFHRVLWSIQPWVCHPTRCLATVYHNPVQCQRLQRSSSLHSRRACHLKLCALTHPTCQSPV; from the exons ATGATCAACAAGGGCAGTTCCCTGTCATCGTTACCGACGGTTGAATTGCCAACGATGCCGGAACCACCAGCAGCTCTATTCCACAACCCAATG tTGAAGAATCTCCGTGGAATGTCTGGGAATCCAGGGCCAGGCGCTATTTTTGGACGGTCGACACCAACATCTGTATCAACCCCTCCTGCCACACCTTCCCCAACACCGCAGCAGTCTGGAGCCTCCAACGGTGTTGACAGGGCAGCTGCAGTCCAACCAGTGCCAAAAGTGCCACAGAATATTCCTGCAGGAGCAAAAGTCGCAGCAGCAGTGGCAGGTGCTGCGTCAGAGCCAGCCGCGGTCGGTGGCTCCAGAGTTGCACCTCAGCTACAGCAGCAAAAGCCAACAGCAGCAGCAACTGGACAGCAGCAACAACCGCAGCCAGTGCCACCACAACAGCAACAGGAACAGCTCAACTCCCAGCAGCAACAGCAACAGCCGTTTCTCCACCCCCAGCAGCTACATCAACTTCAGCAAACTCAACAACAACTGCAGCAACGACACATGCAGCAAAAGCAGCAACATTTCCAGCAAatgcagcagcaacaacaacaacaacaacagcagcagcagcagcgaCAGCACATGCCGCAGGCACAGCAACAACCACAGCCGCAGCAACAGCCACAGACTCATCCACCGCCTAaaaacagttttgaaaaaatcatgctgAAATTATTGACAATGTACCCGCTGTATAACAA GTTCCAGCTTACAAACTTCATCAAAGATGTGAGAAGCTCAAACAAGAACACACTCTCCGGTCTCTCATTGGACGAAATCATCCACAGGACGTCGGAACTGATCAAGAAAGATCAGCTTGCAAATCAAATGGCAATCGCACCAAGACTAACCATGCAGAAGCCAGCACACCCAGCTCCAAaccaagtgcct CCTCCAATGCAAGGACCTGTTCAATCAGTGCCCGCCCAAAGGGTGGTCAAGCCAGTTCCTGTGCTTGCTCCACCACAAATAGACCAGCTAGCGTTCCACCGGGTATTGTGGTCAATACAGCCATGGGTGTGCCATCCAACGCGGTGCCTGGCAACGGTGTACCACAACCCAGTACAGTGCCAACGTCTGCAGCGGTCATCCAGCCTCCATTCAAGAAGGGCTTGCCACCTCAAGTTGTGCGCCCTCACTCACCCTACTTGCCAGAGCCCAGTTTGA